The DNA region AATAATATATCGAACCTCCAATCAAATGTGAGTCACCAGATGTTCTAATGGCAATCTGATAATCTCCGTTGGACCTTTGCAGCTTTGCTTCTACCTTGCTTTCTTATCTCATGACAATCAACACATGATTCAGATATGTGGAATTTCCCTTCCATGACTCCTTAAATGCACATTGCTAGAAACatttgaagaagagatgaaatTATGTGAACCATGAACTAGTTGTGCTGCCGATAGATAAGAGCGAGCTTCGAGTGTTGAACAAGGTGGGTGATGAGAAGTTGCAGCACAGTTGAATGTGTAAGCATGGCTTTGCTGACTGGTCTGGCTGTGGGTGTAcaatcacaaaaagaaaaacaattataatctatGAAACTAGCAACCGGAGAGTGAAGTTCATAAGTAAATATTTTGCTAGTAGTGATTGCAAATAAATACATTACCTGCTACTTGGCAGTCGATGGTTCCTCATCCGCATGTCTGGGGAGGTTGGCGACACATCATTTTCTGCGGTGCGGTCCCTCAAACTCTGTGAATTATCCTACAAAAGGCACCCCAAACAATTAGCATAATAATTTTGTGCACGCTTTTAGGTTATAATGAAATTCTTTTAGATCAATAGATTAAAGAACTAGTATCCGATGCTCACCTCAAGGTTCACTGCTGGTATTGCTTCTCTGCTTGCTGACACATTAAGATCACTTGACATGCACACAAAAGGATGCTCAAGTAGCATCATAGCTGATGGACGCTCCGCTGGATTCCTTCGAAAGCAAAGACGAAGGAAATCTTTTCCCTCTGGTGACAAGGTTTCAGGCATAGGTGGATCTTTATTCAATATCTTGAACATAGCTTGAGCCTGATATGTACCAATCATTGCATCAAAATTCTGAATCAGAACATAAATGAAATCCTCGAGTTGAAGAAATGAAGAACGAATGAGCTTATACTTCCTCTTCGATGCTTAAGAGGACAAACAAAGCAAGGAACCAATCAAGAACTAACGTGCAGACATGATAAACCAGTATGTTTTGTTGTTTGATCAAAAACTCAATCGATCAGACCCAGGAAACAGAGGTGTTTTGGTCAAAGATCAAATAATAGATACAGTTTCAGGATTCTATTGCCAGGCTCTCCTATTCTGTTATATCAGGACATACATGATGCAATATCTTATTCTTCAAAGAATATTAGCTATTTTCCACTACAAGCTAAGTCGAAATTAGCAAGGAGAAACAGTGATGAGTAGTTTTCAGAGAAATTCCTTTCACCCTAGATTACTTAAGAAATAGTAATCTTTTACTAAAGGTCATGTCGAAAGAGCAATCATAACATTGGAAGATAATGCACCCCTGTCGAGAGACCAAGCACATGCTCTCCAAAGGAATTAGTCCAAATGCTGCAAGACCTAGTACCTTAAATGCATGCTCAAAAATGAGTGCAGATCTATTCATTCTTGGAAAGCAAAGAATGAAGGATTagcaatataaaagaaaaaagaaaaacaaaatttccaaTGAAAATGTTATTTCCTTATATTCCAAATTCAACCAAAAGTTGAATATACACTTAGCAATGTGACCATAGGTATCTTTCTAATTTTCAAAAACCTGGGTTGTGAACAAATAAGGGGAGTAAAGTCTAGTTACAGGCTCACCCCCTGAAGGTCACCCCATGGAGGTTTTCCAGTAAACATCTCAATGATGGTGCAACCCAGACTCCACGTATCAACAGCAAAAGCAAGTTCAGGATTGCCACTTTTCAGCATTACAGCTTTAATGACCTGAATAAAAGAATGGGTTCAAAGAAAATGCATCAATAAGCCATGTAAGCACACACATAAGGTAAGTatctataaataatttcatcatGAAGTACCTCTGGAGCCATCCAGTGTGGACTGCCCTTCAAGGACAATTCATATGATAGTCCTGTAAGCTGCACAGAAACAAACAACCACGGTGAGAAAAGTGCAAAATTTGTAATTAGAACCCTACAAAGTGTCCAAAGTTATTCAAAAGTCACATGTTTTGCTGTCCCAAAATCTGTGAGCTTAACAACTCCTGATGCGTCAACAAGCAAATTTGCACCTTTAATGTCTCTGCAGATCATAATTGTGCAAATTATTAAAACTgcacagcaaaaaaaaaaaacctcaacttTTATGACAGACACATCATGCTTCCATTCAGGGTTCTTAGTCCAACAATCATGTATTATTCTCTTTCTAAGCATGGCTATGGATGATAATGGTGTGGCCCTTTGCaagattctatttttttcacaatttattGAAAGACATTTGGCCCAGTGTGATAACTGCCTGTTAACGGAGTTCATTTTTACTCTTCGTCAAACATGAATCACCCACCTGTGGACCGTCTTTTTACTGTGCAAATAAGCCAATCCAGAGAGAATATGGCGAGTGAAATTGCGGACTATAGATTCTGTCATATGTCCGCAATGTTCACGAACATACTTATTGATCGATCCTGGATTAATATACTCCAAATATATGTAAAATTGATCATCAACCTGGACACAACAAAATGCTCCCTAAATCATCAAACAAGAAGAAACTTATAGGAACTCAAATTAAACTGATAAATTAGTAGATGGGACAAGGGAATACTCACGATCTCACAGCCATAATATTGCACTATATTTGGATGCTTTAGATCACGTAGAACTCTGATTTCCTGCAAACAGTGAAAATAGAATCCCCAATCAACTTGATTAGATGCCGCTTCTGCATTTGTCCTCAATATTTGCAATTATAAGGATGGATATGGTGAATTGAAATGGTTAAAATGCCTATAAGGAACTCCAAAGATAACCTGCTCCAACTGCTTTATACATTCAGCAGATTTTGGATCATCGGGGATGATATCAACTTCCTTCATTGCACATGAGGCTCCAGTCACTCTGTCAAATAAAAGCAACCAATTAATTTTCACAGAAgcagaaaatcaagaaacaagaagCACAAAAGCTTCAGAACTACTAGCTTACCTGTTGGTTCCCATATAAACTCTTCCATATGTACCAGATCCAATAAGTTTTCCTTTCACCCactgattttttcttaatggtTCATTTAGTTTTTCTAATGTGTTATGGATGATAGTAGGTGGGGATGGCATGGATGATTGTGGTGGTGCAGCTCCAGGAGGAAGAGGCAATGGATGACAAGGAGGAAACCGTGAAAGAGGAAATGGGTGAGCACTTACACGACTGTTTTCAGGCCACTCCTTAGAACTTCCCTGAAGCAATTTATGAGGTGatcgaaaataaaatttattttcaaggtcGACACAGGGACTTTGTAATGTTGGGCTGCGAAGTGGAGAATGATCAGGACTAAACACAGTTTTAACTGGTGGCACTTGTGAAGAATGGATTGCAAGCCTACCCAAGTCAGGAATCTTCAAAGTTGACCGAACCTGCGATTCTTGAGAAGCCACAAAAGAAGGTAAAAAATCTCCAGTGTATGATCTTTTTGGGCTAACAGTAGCAGGACTTGGGAGTCCACTTATTGGAGCACTCCTAGGAGAAGAAATCAAACTGGACTTGTAATTTGCACCTTCGATATTTAGATCATGAGACAGTACCCTGTTACTATTCCCTGGAGATTTAGTCAATTCCGTGGCAACATGAGAAGCAAAAGGAACCGTGGCATTTGATCGTGATGGACTGGCAGAAGGACTTGAGAAACCACTTGTCGGGGCACTTCTGGCCTGAATTTTCAGTCTTAAGTCACTACTAGTGCTGTCAAGATTTGCGTGTTGAGAGAACCTCTGACGAAAATTGCTTGAAGGTTTGACAAATTTTGTAGCAATGTGATCGGTGTTTTTCCTGATGGTCCATAGCCGAATCAATAGAGCAGATCAACATAGTAATATATGCGGAGCAAGCCATTCCCTATGCAACTTATCATACAAAAAATTTGTGACACAACACAGCAGAACCAGACAATGTCACGATATTTAGGTTTCTAAAGATTGCCTCCAAATCCTAACCTCGTCATAATAGATTACCCCATAGACATTATTCCCGGAACACAAAGCAGAATCTGATCACATTATCCTGAAGTATATATCATAACAATTGCCGCATGTATCCATTACCTTAGATTTCATTTGTCTCAATATCTATCTTTATATCCATTATTCAAATTTGTTGTCATTGTTTATTTGGAGAGGGGATGTGCATATATTCAAACGACTAATTAGCCTTTTCCTTGCAGTCAAGGCCTATAGTTTGATCACTTTTTTGTGTTCTTGGTTACAAGGGGGTGACTTGAATCTGAGgcaataacttaaaaaaacagcagcaacagaagaaagaaagaacgcAGAGAGCAGAAGTATTTATCTTGCTTGTGATTGATTTGATGCAACTGCCTTCTACTATTTtttacaaccaaattgaaaaaaaaaaacaaaatgatctTACCTCCTTAACACATGATTCGGCCCTTCTTCGGGGGAGCCGAGATGACCATGGCCCAAAATCGAACCCAACGGCTCCTGTCTCCTAGTCAAACGTGATTCAGGTACTGGCAATGGATGCGGGACGGCCACCGAAGACCAGTGGTCCGTCCCGCTAGGAGACCGGGACTTTTTGTCAGAATCAGGGTCACCAGACGGCGAATTTGGTCGGTCGGTTAAATTCGAGCCAAGGTCCTGCTCACAGACAGGCCTAGGCTTCCTCTGCCGTTCCATCTTCTTGAGCATAAAAGATTGGCCACGGTTAATCCAGGAAGTACCAGTAGTGTTACTGCAGTTGTTGCTGTTATCTTTTGTGGAAGAAACAGAGGGAGATGATGGCATAGAAGAGGAGGGagtttttgaaaagaaaggCATGTGGGAGGCTTGGAGAGGAAGGAAATGAAAGTGCCTGAAAGCTTCATGTGACCGATGTAAGTAATCGTTGCTAGCTGTTAAGCCTCTCGGAGAGAGGCACTTCTTAGGTTACTTCGTCGTTGCTGCTGCACCAACCTTTTTGTCAAAACTGAGGGTTTGCGGGGATATTAGGATCTGACTTGCTGAGTTTAAACTCTGTTTTGGGTTTTAAAAGTCAAGTCTGCCCGTGCATAAAATATGTTTGGCTgggactttttttattaatttaaaattaattttttaattaaaaaatatttttttaatttttaatctttttctgttgttttatgtttttttttttaaaaaaaatattattttaatatattttaaaaaatacatttttttaaaaaaaaataactgatatGATACTTTCAAACACTTTGTATATTttatgtaataattaaaaatataaaatatttttatattaatttatcaaaataattgagaaataaaaaatttaatattatattaatttaaaaagacaagtttaactataaaaacaaatactcttTCAGTAAACTTTAAACAAGACATtcatattgaaattaatatttctagaataattaattatagtgATCATTACTATTAAACTTAGGTTAATTTGAATggttggttttaaaaatttatgaatctGAATTTAATTGGtagttaaaattcaaaaagatttttttataaaaaaagcaatattGTTTGACcagtaaattaattatttaattcattgACTGAGTCTTTTTTAATAAGCCGTCGAGATAcatctaacaattttattttgtattcgAGTCcaaattaataacataaataaaaccaGACATAAGTCAAACATCGAAAAACACAAGGTTGAAACTCTAGTAGAGCTCGGCTTGCAGAAGTAATTGTGTTGGGGAATTGGGATCGGTAAACACGGCATTTCTGTACCCTCAAAAGGTCAGCAGCCGACGTGACTCACGAAATGGACTTGAGGGAGAGGAGGGATAgacttaaatttgttttaattcttaAGAGTAATTAATTCCTTGTTCTTCAAGTAATTAATTGAGAGTGACATCTTATTACAtgatcttgattaaaaaaaactatgtggtTGACAAAGTCTGTGATGCACCACGGCAAAATTAAAGTTGTTCCAGGATTTGCTTTTGCTAGTTCTTCGAGTCCTTTCATGGCATTTCTCTGCAAACTACATGCATTTAAATCTCTCTATGAATCAATACCAggaagatttaattaattaatcaatcaatcaatatattatttaatcaagatatcatttaaaatttaaatttaagttgaaatcaaataaaatttgataaatctatttttaacgGGCCTAAAAAAACTCACACGACCAGTGGGGGAATGATAATGTATCAAATTTAACCACGCTAGACCTAGCAGTTTGTCAAGCCCTAGTACGTTGGGTTTGGTGTCACCACACCCAAACGCTATTGAGTTTGATAGCGTGTCAAGCCCTTTACACATTCATAGGAATGCTCATCCTTCCTTGAAACGCCTAGAAGAATGATTATCTTTTCTTGGTATGCTCAAAGGAATGAGGTAATGTGGGTCTGACAAACATGTCAAACCCAAGGCACTTGGACCTAACAGTCCGTCACGTCCAAAATAACGATCATCCTCCCTTGGCACACCCAGTAAAATGATCATACTCCTTTAGCACGCCCAGGGAAATGAGATGATATGGGTCTGACAAACATGTTAGACCTAAAGTACTTGGATTTGATAGTCAACCAAGTTCAATATAACACTTGTTTGGCAAACATGTTAGACCTAAAGCGCTTGGATTTGACAATTAACTAAAATTAAGGGAATGATTATCCTCCCTTTGCATGTGGGTGTAGCAAATATATCAGACCCAATGCACTTAGACTTGGTAATTAACCTAGTTCAAGGGAATAATCATCCTTTCTTATCGCATCTAAAGTAATGACCAACCTTCATAGGTTTAACATCGGGGAAGAACTCAGCTTCCATGGGTTTAAGTACATTTAACGTTTTGAACCCTAATCTCCCTACAccttttatgtatatataagtCCTACAAAGAAACATTATATTTccatcaaatattaatatagatgtaagggatatttatcattcattaaatattatcaaggtAAGATTACACTATATACTCTTCTCTTCACAAAAGAACAAGACTTATGAGTTATAAATACACAATAAGACATTTAGAACAAAGGTTCATGATCTTCATTCTCTATTAcatgtatattttcaaaatatctcTCTCTAGAATATTCTTGTATTTCTTTCTAAAAAGATACTTATTTAAGCATTGGAGAGTCCCCACCTTTACTAGAAAAGATCTTTTGCAAATATTAGTCACAAGTCATCTTGGCCTATCAAACACCAAATATAAGTTATCAACTATCTTAATTACAAAGAATAATTGAGATtgctaaaaacaattaattaacagATTATTCAACCCGGATATTCTATTACTAGACTAGTTAGATTTTTAGAGCTTcatcaacaatattatttaatcaGGTTATTCAGTACATGTTCTTGTTAATTACTTGTATAGTTTCTTCATCGATTATAAAACTATAAAGAAATAATTGCTTTATTACCCTTTTTATTGCTCGTGTTAATAAAAATGAAGTCCTAAAGTCAAATATACTCCTTGGATTCTCGTCCCTTtacttttccaaaaaaataataatcattatcTCACGATGAtgtaaaatttttatctatttatttttattgtttgaaaatatttttaaaaaaattaattttttttacttcaaattaatattttttttgatgttttcaaattattttaatatactggaatcaaaaataaattttaaaaaataataaaaaaaattattttaatatatttttaaataaaaaacattttattcacTCTAACCACAATTTCAATCTCAAAAAGTTAGTTTCGATGTTATACTTTCGTTTGTTCATCAGGAAAGCAATGACACAGTAGTTTCTTACCTTTTTGTCAATTGATTCAAGGTGCGTAATGAAGTACCTGGAGGGATTAGTGTGGAAAGATCCATGGTAGTTGAAAGACGAATAttgttgaaattataataaataaataaaagccaGCTCACTACATTGAAAGTATCAAGTAATTTTGGGATATGCCTTTGAATCTTGGAATCTAGTTGCACTATTGCTGGTCCCGAGTAGGTGCTTGGTTGATCGTTTCAAACTGTGTTTAGTTTTGTTTCAaagatatatttgtttttttaaaaaaatatatattaaaataatattttttaattttttaaaatgattttaatttgactatgtagaaaataacatgaaaaatattttaaagtaaaaaatatttttgaaaaatactctAGTTATTTTTACatgccataaaaaaattaagttatgccACCACCTAGTTTTAATAAATCTGTGTTTGAAAGTATAGttgaggttgttttttaaagtgttttttacttagaaaatatattaaaatgatttgaaaatataaaaaaaatattaatttaaaataaaaaaattaaaatttaactttttttaaaaatatattttttaaaatattaaaataaataaagctttAATATAATGGGATAACACGAGAGGATTTTGAAACCAACACGTGAGTGCCATGCCAGTGTAAAGATCAcgtaaacaaaatcataaaactaaACATGCTTTAACATGAACTAAAATGCTTGAAAACAAGTCAACGAAAgccaataatattattaaaattcaaatataataaaaatgatatcaaaattcataaataaactagattattagtttttcttgcaagatttttagttattgtattaatttaattttaaatccttcaaagaaaaaatattcaaaaactttataccatttcatttgataatttctttaattaaacatattaacaaaaagaactTATGCAGTTCTTATTCATGCCTATATTGTTAATTTCTATCacttataattgaaattaaaaatcctatgaataaaatatttatagataaTATAATCGTAATGCTTCTATAtgttatcatataaaaaaaattaaaatactcaTGGATAAAACTAttgtaatctatttttatttatatataaaaaaaaaaaaaactgtgttagAGGTGCTAATAAAACATTACAACACATATGGGCCTACAACGGCCCGTCATTTTTCACTAAATTCAAGCTCCAGGCAATAGCCCCCTAATCCTAAATCTCCAAAGGCCCAAACTCTAATCCCTCTTTCTTccactttaaattataatacaCATTAAAACGCATCGGATATTATCCGTAGATGCCAACACTTTCCACGCATACACAAATCATTATgaatgattttgtttattttttaacaatttattttagcAATCAAAGTTCTATTTTAAACGATTTAATTCTAAATCAAAACTAGTTGCTTATGATTTGTGAGTTTCATGATTTCTGAGATGATggtaaaattagaagaattaaaaaccgtaataaaaaaaatatatcaaatatttatgaCGTGCTAGAAATTATAGAAAAGATATATTTTGGttctctaatttttaaaataacacaaattatataatttacatgCCTTAattgttttcaagtttaattttagtataaaattttatttttgttaatttttttaatttctattaagagatgagagagagaaaagtcaCTGGATTCTggtgataaaaagaaaaaaatatcattaatatcgATTTATATCACCAAAACTATTGATGTGTGTGTCGAATGGTTTCATTTAACGAGTAGAGTTCGt from Populus alba chromosome 14, ASM523922v2, whole genome shotgun sequence includes:
- the LOC118034196 gene encoding mitogen-activated protein kinase kinase kinase 5, whose protein sequence is MPFFSKTPSSSMPSSPSVSSTKDNSNNCSNTTGTSWINRGQSFMLKKMERQRKPRPVCEQDLGSNLTDRPNSPSGDPDSDKKSRSPSGTDHWSSVAVPHPLPVPESRLTRRQEPLGSILGHGHLGSPEEGPNHVLRRKNTDHIATKFVKPSSNFRQRFSQHANLDSTSSDLRLKIQARSAPTSGFSSPSASPSRSNATVPFASHVATELTKSPGNSNRVLSHDLNIEGANYKSSLISSPRSAPISGLPSPATVSPKRSYTGDFLPSFVASQESQVRSTLKIPDLGRLAIHSSQVPPVKTVFSPDHSPLRSPTLQSPCVDLENKFYFRSPHKLLQGSSKEWPENSRVSAHPFPLSRFPPCHPLPLPPGAAPPQSSMPSPPTIIHNTLEKLNEPLRKNQWVKGKLIGSGTYGRVYMGTNRVTGASCAMKEVDIIPDDPKSAECIKQLEQEIRVLRDLKHPNIVQYYGCEIVDDQFYIYLEYINPGSINKYVREHCGHMTESIVRNFTRHILSGLAYLHSKKTVHRDIKGANLLVDASGVVKLTDFGTAKHLTGLSYELSLKGSPHWMAPEVIKAVMLKSGNPELAFAVDTWSLGCTIIEMFTGKPPWGDLQGAQAMFKILNKDPPMPETLSPEGKDFLRLCFRRNPAERPSAMMLLEHPFVCMSSDLNVSASREAIPAVNLEDNSQSLRDRTAENDVSPTSPDMRMRNHRLPSSSQTSQQSHAYTFNCAATSHHPPCSTLEARSYLSAAQLVHGSHNFISSSNVSSNVHLRSHGREIPHI